CCACCCTTTTGCTTCTTTCCCCGCCCCACCGCTTCGTCTCTCTTGTTTGTTCACCGGTTTTCTGTCAGTCTTGGACCTGTTTTTTTGGATTCCGATCATCCCGGAACGACCATTCAAGGGAACCGAACGTCCCCTGAGAGACAACGGAGAGAGCGCATGCTGGAACTGACCATTCAGACTCCGCAACGTGAAGCATTGGTGGACGTCACGGCCCAGGTGCAGGGTGTCCTCCGCAACCATGAATTTCAGGACGGCATGCTCGTGCTGTTTTGTCCGCACACCACCGCCGGGCTGACCATCAACGAAAACGCCGATTCCACTGTGGTCCGGGACATTCTGGCGACATTACAGCGCCTTGTCCCTCGCCAGGGCGACTACCAGCACGCCGAAGGCAACAGCGACGCCCACGTCAAAGCCTCCCTGCTGGGCTCGGACCTGCGGGTCCTGGTGGAAGAGGGGCGATTGCTGTTGGGCATCTGGCAGGGCGTTTTCCTGGCGGAATTCGACGGTCCGCGTTCCCGCAAGATTTGGCTGAAGTGGTTTCCGTCACCGAGGCCGGCCTAACCGGCGCTTACGGGGGTACCGTCGTGCCAAAACATGAGAATCTTCTGGAAACCATGCCCGATCCCAATCTTTCCCTTCGCAAGCTGCTGATCTGCGTCAGTGAAGACCCGGCCTTGCTCCACGGGGCGCGTTTCGTGAGCAGCTTTTTTCAACCAGCCGAGGATTTGCTGATCGACTTGGCCCTGACGCCCCAGACCGACCTGGCCGGGAACGACCCGGATCGGCTCTCCTCGCCGGACGCCCTACA
The nucleotide sequence above comes from Desulfonatronum sp. SC1. Encoded proteins:
- a CDS encoding secondary thiamine-phosphate synthase enzyme YjbQ, whose product is MLELTIQTPQREALVDVTAQVQGVLRNHEFQDGMLVLFCPHTTAGLTINENADSTVVRDILATLQRLVPRQGDYQHAEGNSDAHVKASLLGSDLRVLVEEGRLLLGIWQGVFLAEFDGPRSRKIWLKWFPSPRPA